Proteins encoded in a region of the Pirellulaceae bacterium genome:
- a CDS encoding DUF1552 domain-containing protein: MNPLFAASASQPPKRTIFVCTTLGLYPPNLWPKRSGSDYVSTPYLDLLSEHRNDFTLFSGLQHEDQTGRQPHDSEMTWLTSARKPGVGGFKNTISVDQVAASQLINTTRYPSITLGTMKDQSQSYTSGGVMIPSQTSPAKLFANLFLKGTPAAVRAQKQKLKDGQSILDELGAHAKVLRNKVSASDNHLLDDYFTSVRNAETNLEIAQGWMDKPKPEVSEEQPTDVKDDADLIGRTQRLMDLVPLIIQTDSTRIVSVMIQDHFVVPKVEGVTGNHHNLSHHGREKSKIEQLQKIETEIIECFGSLLGELKAKSEADSTLLQNTTVLFGSNLGNANAHHAHNLPIFLAGGGFNHGRYIEEPDGTPLCNLFVSLLNNQGIETPSFGQSTGTLSW; this comes from the coding sequence ATGAATCCGCTTTTTGCTGCGTCTGCTTCGCAGCCGCCGAAGCGAACAATTTTCGTTTGCACAACGCTTGGCCTTTACCCACCCAATCTTTGGCCCAAGCGATCCGGCAGCGACTATGTATCCACGCCTTATCTCGATCTCCTGAGCGAACACCGCAACGACTTTACGTTGTTCTCCGGCCTGCAACATGAAGACCAAACTGGACGTCAACCTCACGATAGTGAAATGACTTGGTTGACCTCGGCCCGCAAACCGGGTGTCGGAGGATTCAAAAATACAATCTCCGTTGATCAGGTCGCCGCTTCCCAATTGATCAACACGACGCGATATCCATCAATCACGTTAGGCACAATGAAGGATCAAAGCCAGTCGTATACCAGTGGCGGTGTGATGATACCGTCACAGACCAGTCCCGCGAAGCTATTCGCAAACCTTTTCCTCAAAGGCACGCCGGCAGCAGTGCGTGCACAAAAACAAAAACTCAAGGACGGTCAAAGTATTCTTGATGAACTTGGGGCGCACGCCAAAGTGCTTCGCAACAAAGTGAGTGCCTCAGACAATCATCTCCTGGACGACTATTTCACATCGGTTCGCAACGCTGAAACAAACCTTGAGATCGCACAAGGCTGGATGGACAAGCCCAAACCAGAGGTCTCTGAGGAACAACCAACGGACGTGAAAGATGACGCTGATTTGATTGGTCGAACACAACGTCTGATGGACTTGGTGCCGTTAATTATCCAAACTGACTCAACACGAATTGTCAGCGTGATGATTCAGGATCATTTTGTCGTACCGAAAGTTGAAGGCGTCACTGGCAATCACCACAACCTGTCACACCACGGACGCGAGAAATCAAAAATCGAACAACTGCAAAAAATTGAAACGGAAATCATTGAATGCTTTGGAAGTTTACTTGGTGAACTCAAAGCCAAATCAGAGGCGGATTCCACGCTACTGCAGAATACGACCGTCCTTTTCGGAAGTAACCTCGGCAACGCCAACGCGCATCACGCTCACAATTTGCCGATCTTTCTCGCCGGAGGCGGATTCAATCATGGCCGCTACATCGAAGAGCCAGACGGCACCCCGCTGTGTAATCTGTTCGTCTCACTGCTGAACAACCAGGGAATTGAAACTCCCTCGTTTGGACAAAGTACGGGCACATTAAGCTGGTAA
- a CDS encoding DUF1731 domain-containing protein: MGELKRVIGIPIGLPATAWIVRLASHYVLKLAPELVLYGRYVVPKRPQDGGFEFTFSDLGQALQDPLKIRKR; the protein is encoded by the coding sequence ATGGGTGAGTTAAAACGAGTGATTGGAATACCAATCGGGTTACCCGCGACCGCTTGGATCGTTCGCTTGGCTTCGCACTACGTATTAAAACTCGCTCCGGAACTTGTTCTTTACGGTCGTTATGTCGTTCCAAAGCGACCACAAGACGGAGGCTTCGAATTCACTTTCTCCGACCTGGGCCAAGCGTTGCAAGATCCACTAAAAATCCGCAAGCGGTAA
- a CDS encoding sulfatase-like hydrolase/transferase, with protein sequence MLKSLQNSSYADNTIAGLWSDHRYHHGEKGDWGKHTLWERTSNVLMIWAGPGIATGAKVDATVSLINMYPTLVELCDLPVADGLEGRSIATVLNQPDDAIHRDVFLP encoded by the coding sequence GTGTTGAAATCATTGCAAAACAGTTCCTACGCCGATAATACGATCGCGGGCTTGTGGAGTGATCACCGCTATCACCATGGTGAAAAAGGTGACTGGGGTAAGCATACCCTGTGGGAACGGACGTCAAACGTTCTCATGATTTGGGCCGGACCGGGGATTGCCACCGGTGCGAAAGTCGACGCCACGGTCAGTCTGATCAACATGTATCCGACGCTTGTCGAATTATGTGATTTACCCGTCGCGGACGGACTGGAAGGAAGATCGATCGCCACCGTGTTGAATCAACCTGACGATGCGATTCATCGTGACGTGTTTCTTCCGTAG
- a CDS encoding VCBS repeat-containing protein, with protein sequence MRNKNIKTQCGAAVNTPICRVLLLLLLALSANCKRSSHNTNSVGSHVRQLDSAAPLFKSTPLLIGSSKRQSHETLFAELPAAETGLDFQMQLYDPVEQIRALIFLNPNGGICTGDYDGDGFSDIYVTSPVGGNRLYRNLGDLKFKDVTKEAGLYRREFWGTGASFVDVDNDGDLDLYACGYNVPNQLWINDGGVFTDQASKYGLDFNGASMTMAFADIDNDGDLDGYLATTAKEPPPGTKFRVRFEGKKPVVLEELREYWELLYLPGDRARRTEAGQYDHLFRNDGTHFTEITQAAGIDGAYFSLSATWWDYNQDGFPDVYVSNDFTGPDKLYRNNGDNTFTDVIADTVPHTPWFSMGSDVGDLNNDGLLDFFATDMSATNHYRDKMMMGNMETSAWFLDFAEPRQYMRNAVYLNAGTTEVFEVAFQTGLASSDWTWSPRLADFDNDGRLDVFTTNGTLRDVMNADKAQFVSQKYQPGSPQWANYWANQPILKEANRVFQNKGDLKFEETGREWGLDRVGVSFGAATADFDNDGDLDLVVNNADAKMSLFENRSAAGHRLRVRLQGSESNRFGVGATVQIEAGGKKQIRYLTLARGWLSACEPWLHFGLGQTTKVDRLTIKWPSGYIQTFADLNADQIVTIAEPEAGASQTVAASRQGVRSGSKPWFSIAENFTSARHRENEFDDFAIQPLLPNRQSQMGPTLAVGDVDGDGDVDAYLGGSTSSGGQLLLNDGTRFRASSPSAFIKDAGAEDTDAVFLDIDGDNDQDLFVVSGSNELKTGAASYQDRLYLNNGKGRFVRDHAAIPDLFDNGSCVATGDFDKDGDVDLFVGGRAIPGLYPSPAKSRLFENQDGRLVDISPESLSDLGIVTDAIWTDINADQQPDLVVTTEWGPVRCFVNRSGKLADWTQKAGLKPFLGWWNSVDAADIDADGDIDLLVTNFGKNTKYKATRETAELLFFGDLDATGKPHIVEAKFEGERCLPRRGFSCSRNAMPFLTTKMKTFHNFASSTLNDLYTESRMSQCERLEVNSLSSGLLINQGDGRFRFQALPALAQVAPSMSGIFVDVDQDGQQDIVLAQNFNSAQRETGRMNGGLSLLLKGDGNGRFSVVWPQESGIHLSGDTRQVETADLNQDGQPDLVFAENDGPVTVLLNTSR encoded by the coding sequence GTGCGCAATAAGAACATCAAGACTCAATGCGGTGCGGCAGTAAACACACCAATTTGCCGCGTGTTACTTTTGCTGTTGTTGGCCTTGAGTGCTAATTGCAAGCGTTCGTCGCATAACACGAATTCCGTTGGTTCCCATGTAAGGCAGTTGGATTCCGCCGCTCCTTTGTTCAAGTCGACTCCGCTGTTGATCGGCAGCTCGAAGCGCCAGAGCCACGAGACGTTGTTTGCTGAGTTGCCGGCTGCTGAAACGGGTCTCGATTTTCAAATGCAGCTCTATGATCCGGTAGAGCAGATTCGTGCCTTGATTTTTCTGAATCCGAATGGCGGGATTTGCACAGGAGATTATGACGGAGATGGATTCTCCGATATCTACGTCACCAGTCCAGTCGGTGGGAATCGACTCTACCGGAATCTTGGCGACCTGAAGTTCAAGGATGTTACCAAAGAGGCAGGCCTGTATCGTCGTGAGTTTTGGGGTACCGGCGCCAGTTTTGTCGACGTCGACAACGACGGAGATCTCGATCTTTACGCGTGTGGCTACAACGTCCCCAACCAATTGTGGATCAACGACGGTGGTGTCTTCACGGATCAAGCAAGTAAATACGGATTGGATTTCAACGGTGCCAGTATGACGATGGCGTTCGCTGATATTGATAACGATGGTGACCTGGACGGCTACTTGGCAACGACGGCAAAGGAACCGCCACCGGGCACAAAATTCCGCGTCCGATTCGAAGGTAAGAAACCCGTTGTGCTGGAAGAGCTCCGTGAGTATTGGGAGCTACTCTATTTGCCTGGAGATCGGGCTCGCCGTACTGAGGCTGGCCAGTATGACCACTTGTTTCGGAATGATGGAACTCATTTTACTGAGATCACTCAAGCAGCCGGTATCGATGGAGCTTACTTTAGTTTGTCTGCAACTTGGTGGGACTACAATCAAGATGGGTTCCCCGACGTGTACGTGTCCAATGATTTCACCGGACCGGATAAGTTGTATCGCAATAATGGAGATAACACGTTTACCGACGTAATTGCCGATACGGTTCCGCATACGCCTTGGTTTTCGATGGGCAGCGATGTGGGAGATTTAAACAACGACGGTTTACTTGACTTTTTTGCCACAGATATGTCGGCCACCAATCACTATCGCGACAAAATGATGATGGGGAATATGGAGACCTCGGCATGGTTTCTTGATTTCGCAGAACCTCGGCAGTATATGCGGAACGCGGTCTACCTGAATGCGGGCACGACAGAAGTGTTTGAAGTTGCCTTCCAAACTGGTCTGGCAAGCTCCGACTGGACTTGGTCACCACGGTTGGCAGACTTTGACAATGATGGGCGATTGGATGTGTTCACAACGAACGGAACTCTGCGCGATGTGATGAATGCTGATAAAGCACAGTTTGTTTCTCAGAAGTACCAACCTGGTTCTCCGCAATGGGCCAACTACTGGGCGAATCAGCCGATCCTGAAAGAGGCGAATCGGGTTTTTCAAAATAAGGGTGATTTGAAATTTGAAGAAACGGGTCGTGAATGGGGGTTGGATCGTGTAGGCGTCAGTTTCGGCGCGGCAACGGCCGATTTTGACAATGACGGCGATCTGGATCTCGTCGTTAACAATGCCGATGCGAAAATGAGTTTGTTTGAAAATCGATCGGCAGCCGGTCACCGCTTACGAGTCCGTTTGCAGGGTTCGGAAAGTAATCGATTTGGCGTGGGAGCGACGGTTCAAATTGAGGCCGGTGGCAAGAAGCAGATACGCTATCTCACTTTGGCGCGCGGCTGGCTTTCAGCGTGTGAGCCCTGGTTGCACTTTGGCTTGGGCCAAACGACGAAAGTGGATCGTCTGACCATCAAGTGGCCGAGTGGTTACATTCAGACTTTTGCAGATCTCAATGCAGATCAGATTGTGACGATTGCTGAACCTGAGGCGGGTGCCTCGCAGACCGTTGCTGCCAGTCGGCAGGGTGTTCGTTCAGGCAGCAAGCCCTGGTTCAGCATTGCGGAGAATTTTACTTCGGCTCGTCATCGAGAAAATGAATTTGATGACTTTGCGATCCAACCGCTGCTGCCGAACCGCCAGTCTCAGATGGGGCCGACGCTGGCAGTGGGGGACGTCGACGGCGATGGTGACGTCGATGCATACTTAGGCGGATCGACGAGTTCCGGGGGGCAGCTCTTACTGAATGATGGAACTCGGTTTCGTGCCAGTTCACCCTCTGCGTTCATCAAAGATGCTGGCGCCGAGGACACGGATGCTGTCTTCCTAGACATTGATGGTGACAACGATCAAGACTTGTTCGTTGTAAGTGGTAGTAATGAATTGAAAACGGGTGCGGCAAGTTATCAAGATCGACTTTATCTCAATAATGGCAAGGGGCGGTTTGTTCGCGACCACGCTGCGATCCCCGATCTGTTCGACAACGGTAGCTGTGTTGCGACGGGTGATTTTGACAAGGATGGTGACGTTGATCTATTCGTCGGAGGGCGAGCGATCCCCGGGTTGTATCCGAGTCCAGCGAAAAGCCGACTATTTGAAAATCAAGACGGAAGACTTGTGGACATTAGCCCTGAGTCGTTGAGCGATTTAGGTATCGTTACAGACGCCATTTGGACGGACATTAATGCCGATCAACAGCCTGATCTCGTCGTCACGACCGAATGGGGGCCCGTGAGGTGTTTTGTTAACCGGTCAGGCAAGTTGGCCGACTGGACGCAAAAGGCAGGGCTCAAGCCATTCCTTGGCTGGTGGAATTCGGTTGATGCTGCCGACATTGACGCGGATGGGGATATCGATTTGTTAGTGACCAATTTTGGCAAGAATACCAAGTACAAGGCAACTCGCGAAACGGCAGAGTTGTTGTTCTTTGGAGATCTTGACGCAACCGGTAAGCCTCATATCGTCGAAGCCAAATTCGAAGGGGAGCGTTGTTTACCGCGTCGAGGATTTAGTTGTTCACGAAACGCGATGCCGTTTTTGACGACCAAAATGAAAACGTTTCACAATTTCGCGAGTTCGACGCTTAACGATCTCTACACGGAAAGCCGAATGTCGCAATGTGAACGGTTGGAAGTCAACTCGCTTTCAAGTGGTTTGTTGATCAATCAAGGAGACGGCCGATTTCGATTTCAGGCTCTACCGGCGTTGGCTCAGGTCGCACCCAGCATGAGCGGCATCTTTGTGGATGTGGATCAGGATGGCCAGCAGGACATTGTCTTAGCCCAAAATTTCAATTCGGCCCAAAGGGAAACCGGTCGGATGAATGGTGGTTTGAGTTTATTGCTCAAAGGTGATGGTAATGGGCGGTTTTCAGTCGTTTGGCCGCAGGAGAGCGGGATTCATTTGTCCGGCGATACGCGTCAAGTGGAAACGGCTGATCTGAATCAAGATGGGCAGCCCGATTTGGTGTTTGCCGAAAATGATGGCCCTGTAACCGTGTTGTTGAATACAAGTCGCTAA
- a CDS encoding neutral/alkaline non-lysosomal ceramidase N-terminal domain-containing protein, which produces MTNFTKSLFPFVVVICGIALPTPVRADYFRAGAATSNITPELGREIIGGFVPIPSKHIHDELHAKCIVLDDGQKRLAIVVCDLLGIDRIVSELARQQIQKRHDISTENVLIAATHTHSASSALGEHPRVLDQAPDEYQQFVASRIADSVTRAINNLSRAEFAFGTVAIPEHVFNRRWHMRAGTVPANPFGGSDMVKMNPPRASGNLVEPAGPVDPTVSFLSLRRPHGQPIAVFATYSLHYVGGVGQSHISADYFAVFSERLKQLMMAEKQNDSPSADTPPFVAMMANGTSGDINNINFRQTRPQRNPYEQLRHVGRDVAAKVYAAMEPLPYTNAVTLDAAYREPEIAWRRPTPQERKWAEETITAGKKKKRDLSFIYAERTMRLAEYPETTTVPLHALRIGDICIGTMPFEIFCEIGLEFKTRSPIQPAFLVELAHGYFGYLPTPRQHRLGGYETWLGTNRVEANASDKLLNVLLEMAAELKR; this is translated from the coding sequence ATGACCAATTTCACCAAGAGCCTTTTTCCATTTGTTGTCGTAATTTGCGGGATCGCTCTACCGACGCCGGTCCGTGCCGATTATTTCCGGGCCGGAGCTGCAACCAGCAACATCACCCCGGAACTGGGTCGTGAGATCATCGGTGGATTTGTACCGATTCCGTCAAAACACATTCACGATGAGCTTCACGCAAAGTGCATCGTTTTAGACGATGGTCAAAAACGATTGGCAATTGTTGTTTGTGATTTATTAGGCATCGACCGTATCGTTAGCGAGCTTGCTCGCCAACAGATTCAGAAACGTCATGACATCTCGACGGAAAACGTGCTGATTGCGGCAACTCACACACATTCTGCAAGTAGCGCTTTGGGCGAACACCCTCGAGTCCTCGATCAGGCACCGGACGAGTACCAGCAGTTCGTAGCAAGTCGGATTGCAGACAGTGTCACGAGGGCCATTAATAATTTGAGTCGGGCGGAATTCGCTTTCGGCACCGTTGCCATACCGGAACACGTATTCAACCGGCGCTGGCACATGCGTGCCGGCACAGTCCCCGCGAATCCGTTCGGCGGAAGCGACATGGTCAAGATGAATCCTCCCCGAGCCAGCGGCAACCTTGTAGAGCCCGCTGGGCCAGTAGATCCCACCGTTTCCTTCCTTTCCCTGCGACGTCCTCACGGCCAGCCAATTGCGGTATTTGCGACTTATTCGCTTCACTACGTCGGAGGAGTTGGTCAGAGTCACATTTCAGCCGACTACTTCGCTGTCTTCAGCGAACGACTCAAACAGCTGATGATGGCAGAAAAGCAAAACGACTCCCCATCCGCTGATACGCCACCCTTCGTCGCCATGATGGCCAATGGCACGAGTGGCGACATCAACAACATCAACTTCCGACAAACACGTCCACAACGGAATCCCTACGAACAACTTCGGCACGTAGGCCGCGACGTAGCCGCGAAAGTCTATGCTGCGATGGAGCCGCTGCCTTACACCAATGCCGTAACTCTCGATGCTGCCTATCGGGAGCCAGAAATTGCTTGGCGACGTCCGACCCCTCAAGAACGAAAGTGGGCGGAAGAAACAATCACCGCAGGAAAAAAAAAGAAAAGAGATCTCTCCTTCATTTATGCCGAGCGGACCATGCGATTGGCCGAGTATCCCGAAACGACCACCGTACCGCTTCACGCGCTGCGTATTGGCGATATCTGTATCGGGACAATGCCATTTGAAATCTTTTGTGAAATCGGTTTGGAGTTCAAAACGCGTTCCCCAATTCAACCGGCATTCTTGGTGGAATTGGCCCATGGCTACTTCGGCTACCTACCGACACCACGTCAACACCGGCTCGGTGGGTATGAAACGTGGCTTGGGACAAACCGCGTTGAAGCCAATGCATCAGACAAATTGCTTAACGTATTGCTGGAAATGGCCGCGGAATTGAAGAGATAG
- a CDS encoding PmoA family protein: MKSILTVILPVMLFSASALAQRSDPIERCESVPLPGHQVSMRVDGIEKVAWHSSRSYERPFFFPINGPSGSSLTRIGHPGAENHDHHRSVWFAHHDVEGVDFWSNRSPARIRQKHWYRYLDGGEETTMAVRLGWYDGKGVEVMESDVVTTLRPLDDGRPLDDGPYTLEIQLTCRVPEGRKSVELGKTNFGFLAVRVAKSISAYFGDGKISNSEGLVGEKQIFGKRARWMDYSGSVSVGRGPNRERTTEGITYFDHPGNPRYPTHWHVRQDGWMGASFCMQEGLRVSPGEPLTLRYLLHVHAGEYDVKQAASLANQFAQSPGFVITKSTKPHRQYEVTRIQP, from the coding sequence ATGAAATCAATTCTGACCGTCATACTCCCCGTGATGCTGTTCAGTGCCAGCGCCTTGGCCCAGCGTAGTGATCCGATAGAACGTTGTGAAAGCGTACCTCTCCCGGGCCATCAAGTTTCAATGCGTGTCGATGGAATCGAGAAGGTGGCTTGGCATTCCAGTCGGTCCTATGAGCGGCCATTTTTCTTTCCAATCAACGGTCCGAGTGGTTCCTCACTGACACGCATTGGACACCCTGGCGCGGAAAACCATGACCACCATCGCTCGGTCTGGTTTGCGCACCATGATGTCGAAGGGGTCGACTTTTGGTCGAACCGTTCACCTGCGCGGATTCGTCAAAAACATTGGTACCGCTATCTCGACGGGGGCGAAGAGACGACGATGGCTGTGCGTCTAGGCTGGTACGACGGGAAGGGCGTCGAAGTCATGGAGAGTGATGTCGTGACGACGCTACGTCCCCTGGACGATGGGCGTCCCCTGGACGATGGGCCATACACTTTGGAAATTCAACTCACGTGCCGTGTGCCCGAGGGTCGTAAGTCGGTGGAGTTGGGGAAAACGAATTTTGGTTTTCTGGCCGTACGTGTGGCCAAATCGATTTCCGCTTATTTTGGCGACGGAAAGATTTCAAATAGTGAAGGTTTGGTTGGCGAAAAACAGATCTTTGGTAAGCGAGCACGTTGGATGGACTACTCAGGCAGTGTTTCCGTGGGCAGGGGACCGAATCGGGAAAGGACGACGGAAGGAATTACCTACTTTGATCATCCTGGTAATCCCCGATACCCAACGCATTGGCACGTCCGTCAAGATGGTTGGATGGGGGCTTCATTCTGCATGCAAGAGGGGCTTCGCGTCAGCCCTGGCGAGCCTTTGACGCTTCGTTATTTGCTTCATGTGCACGCGGGTGAATACGACGTCAAGCAAGCTGCGTCGCTAGCGAATCAGTTTGCCCAGTCACCTGGATTTGTGATTACCAAGTCGACCAAGCCGCATCGTCAGTATGAAGTGACGCGAATTCAACCTTAG
- a CDS encoding sulfatase-like hydrolase/transferase: protein MKIATIIIGISIYLLGLSNFADAELQPVEKPNILFIFADDWGWGDLSCHGHPYVKTPNIDRIAKEGTDFHCFSVASGVCSPSRTAVMTGHFPARYNIDGHFAWVPNNAKRNMPDWLNPISPLLPRFLQQAGYRTAHFGKWHLSNNMIPDSPLPSAYGFDEYAAFNCAGEQMPVHEDSEHAIAFIEKSQREQKPFFINLWIHEPHTPFHTLPKYRWRFRELKEADNIYASVLSHADDRIGEVLDALDRLNLTDNTLVIFSSDNGPARASRPTELSLTHDTATGAGYGLGAAQGITGGRKGYKSALFEGGIGVPFIARWPNKISAGKIDRESLISAVDLLPTFCQLAGVQLPQTYQPDGISQVAALLGKGSKTRDRPLFWKFNSPWPIPKSRPYHWVSYAIVDHNWKLLTNFDSSHRELYHLVNDPLETTDLSQQQPAITQKLLKQIAQWKTTLPTQPTGDVFSEERTKATP from the coding sequence ATGAAGATAGCTACGATAATCATTGGTATTAGCATTTACCTCCTGGGACTCAGCAATTTCGCGGATGCGGAACTTCAGCCTGTCGAGAAGCCTAATATTCTCTTTATCTTTGCTGATGATTGGGGTTGGGGAGATCTTAGTTGCCATGGACATCCTTATGTGAAGACCCCGAATATTGATCGGATTGCGAAAGAAGGCACCGACTTCCATTGTTTCAGCGTCGCCAGCGGGGTCTGCTCTCCGAGTCGCACAGCCGTGATGACAGGCCATTTTCCAGCTCGATATAACATCGATGGTCACTTCGCTTGGGTGCCTAACAATGCGAAGCGAAATATGCCGGATTGGCTGAACCCAATATCTCCCCTCCTACCTCGGTTTCTTCAGCAGGCAGGTTATCGAACGGCCCATTTCGGCAAGTGGCACCTATCGAACAATATGATCCCGGATTCTCCTTTGCCCAGCGCGTACGGATTTGATGAGTACGCTGCATTCAATTGCGCGGGCGAACAAATGCCAGTTCACGAAGACAGTGAGCACGCAATTGCTTTCATCGAAAAAAGTCAGCGTGAGCAAAAGCCCTTTTTCATCAACCTGTGGATCCACGAACCTCACACACCATTTCACACACTGCCAAAATACCGCTGGCGTTTCCGAGAACTGAAGGAAGCTGACAATATTTATGCTTCTGTGCTGTCACACGCCGATGATCGGATCGGCGAAGTACTGGATGCACTCGATCGCTTGAATCTAACCGACAATACCCTTGTTATTTTCAGTTCAGATAACGGCCCGGCCAGAGCTTCGCGACCCACGGAACTCAGTCTCACCCACGATACGGCCACAGGTGCTGGCTATGGCCTTGGTGCCGCCCAAGGAATTACCGGCGGCAGAAAAGGTTATAAGAGCGCGCTTTTCGAAGGCGGAATCGGAGTCCCCTTCATCGCCCGCTGGCCGAACAAGATCTCAGCCGGAAAGATTGATCGCGAATCGCTTATTTCCGCGGTCGATCTGCTGCCAACTTTTTGCCAATTAGCAGGCGTTCAACTGCCGCAAACTTACCAACCGGATGGAATCAGCCAAGTCGCAGCCTTACTGGGCAAGGGAAGTAAAACTCGCGATCGGCCCCTCTTCTGGAAGTTCAACTCGCCCTGGCCGATTCCCAAAAGCCGCCCCTATCATTGGGTCTCTTATGCCATCGTTGATCATAATTGGAAATTGCTCACCAACTTCGATTCGAGCCATCGCGAACTGTACCATTTGGTGAACGACCCCTTGGAAACAACCGATCTGAGTCAGCAGCAACCGGCGATCACCCAAAAACTATTGAAGCAAATCGCCCAATGGAAAACCACGCTTCCAACCCAACCCACTGGCGACGTTTTTTCCGAAGAACGAACAAAGGCCACTCCCTAA
- a CDS encoding HD domain-containing protein has product MQPILQRILATFEQRGNRQYGQEAVTQLQHALQSGQLALRSGATDKLTVAALLHDIGHLLVEEAMPESCKQNLDDKHETIGYSFLHTHFGKAVADPVRLHVVAKRYLCTTKPDYESKLSPTSCKSYHDQGGPMTPEEQQAFEAEPFYHDALRLRHWDDTAKDPQAETVDLNTFLPQIQSCLKENIDR; this is encoded by the coding sequence ATGCAACCGATTCTTCAACGTATCCTGGCGACCTTTGAACAACGAGGCAACAGACAATATGGCCAGGAAGCAGTCACACAACTTCAACACGCATTGCAGAGCGGTCAATTGGCATTGCGATCGGGCGCGACCGACAAGCTGACTGTCGCCGCACTCCTGCACGATATCGGCCACCTACTGGTCGAGGAAGCGATGCCCGAAAGCTGCAAACAGAATCTTGACGACAAGCACGAAACCATTGGATATTCGTTTCTCCACACTCACTTTGGGAAGGCAGTCGCCGATCCGGTTCGCTTACATGTCGTTGCGAAACGGTACTTATGCACGACGAAGCCGGACTATGAGTCGAAACTGTCCCCAACTTCATGCAAGAGTTATCACGATCAGGGCGGTCCGATGACACCCGAAGAACAACAAGCTTTCGAAGCCGAACCTTTCTATCACGACGCCTTGAGGCTAAGGCACTGGGACGATACCGCAAAGGACCCTCAGGCCGAAACCGTTGATCTAAATACCTTTCTGCCCCAGATTCAATCCTGCTTGAAAGAAAACATCGATCGCTAA